The window GCCGGGCAAAGAAAGAGATTTCGGCAAAAAAATCTATGAGGATTTGGCCAATAAAAAACCAACCGCCTTACACAAGGCAAACCCGCACGGCTTTCAAACTTGGTACGCCTCGGATAGTAAGGAAAACCTGCGGCAACATATAATTCCCGCGTTAAAGAACGGCTCAATCGTTTTGTGCGATAGGTTTAGGCCGTCAATGGTTTACGGGGCTCAAGTGCTAGGTGAGATATCAGAACTAATGACCATGAATCAGCAAATAATCGGCGAGGATTTTTTATGGCCTGATTTAATTTTGATTTTTGATCTTGCCGTAAATATCGCAATTAAGCGTCTCAAGGAAAAAAACAGGGATCTTGATGAGCATGAAAAATCTGATGTTTTAAGTAGGGTCAGTATGAATTACCGACATTTTGCCAAGTACCCAAACTGCCAAATTGTAAATGCCGAACAAACAGAAGAACAAGTTTTTGAAAAAGTAAAAAAACTAATTTTGCCTGTTATTGAATCTGGGAGGGAAGATGAGTCTTGAACAGTTAAAACAAGGTTTCACGCCAAAAAGAACTTTTTCTTGTAATCATACGAAAATTGAGGTTGATGGTGTTTTTGTAAGAATATCAGACGAAGAAGAACACGATTGGTTAATAGACCGAGAAAAAGGCACCATAACTTTGCCGACAGAGGATATACTGCAAGACCCCAGCGTTGTAAGGAGTGCTAGAGTTTCTACGGGCAGAGATACGAAAGCAGTTGATGAAAAAGCTACCGGCATGATTAATTCTCTTTGGCAAAATAAGCATGCCACTCCATTTGAAGGCGGGGTACACTTCCGTCTTAAAATAACCACTCCAATTATGTACGCCCAGCCATTCTTCAGAATTTTTGCTTCTCATAATGAATTTTCCGGCAGATATTCTAAAATAGACGGCCAATATTACACGCCTAATACCTTGGGAGAAGAGGAACTCAAAGAATTCCAACAAGCCGAGGCCGAAGCTCAAGAACTTTATCGCAAATTTAGCAATCTACCCCCCGACGGATTCGGCATAGCCAACGAAATGGCAAGGTTGGTTCATTTGTACCGCTTTTATACTAAATTCTACATGACCATCTCGCTTAGGCATGTTATGGAGTTTCTAACTTGGGAAAATTTCCAAGGAAACCGTTACGTTGAGACTGAATTTGACGAAATTAAATCTTTACTCCATCAAATACTTGAAACTTGGACCCCGTGGTCTTCTGAATCGCTTAAAAAAACTCCAAACAACATCAACTTTTACTGGACAAAAGAACTTGCCGACAGATTTAGAAATCCTTGGCAACTGCCATTTTTAGAAATTGATAAGTTTTTGGACAAAGGCGAGATACGTCTCTTGGAAACATACGGAAAAGAAAATTTAATGTTTGCGTGTCTGGACGATTTTCCAAATCCCTTACGTGGTTTTGGCCACGGTGGTATGACATTTTTGATGAGAATACCTATACATGTATTCAGACAGTGGGTACGCCATCGTTTCGGAACAACTACCGAATTGGGGTTTCACTTTGACGATGTTGTGGAAAATAATCTTTTTTATATCCCGACCCGTTTCAGAAAACAAGTTGGCAAACCAATGCAATACCAATTTGAGGAGTGCAACGACGAAGAAAACGAAAAAATCAGGCAGGAATTTATTAACCACACAAAAAGAGCATGTGCAAGATATGTGAGGATGAGGGAAAATTCTGTGCCTGACAGTTTGGCAGGAATGATTTTGCCCTACTGTTTCTATGTCCCTGTTGTAATAACATATCCGGTTGAGGCCTTGATTAACTTCCTGTCTCTACGATTAGATATCCACGCTCAAGCTGAAATCCGTGAACCGGCAAAGATAATCTTAGAAATGTTCCGCAAATATTTTCCGGAGGTTGCCTTCCAATCTCACAATATATACTTACCAAAATAATTTAATCTATAAAGCCCACCTGGGCTTTTTTATTTGGAAAAATCATGATAAATTTTGTTTATGCCCTATGAACCAACTATCGGTCTGGAAATACACGTAGAACTGAAAACCAAAACTAAAATGTTTTGTGATTCACTGAATGATCCGGATGAGAAACATCCTAATTTAAACATATGCCCGGTCTGCATGGGACATCCCGGCACGCTTCCGGTCGCCAATCGGGAGGCAATACAAAAACTTATAAAAGTCGGGCTGGCGCTTAATTGCCAAGTTTCTGAATTTTCCAAGTTTGATCGCAAAAATTACTTTTACCCCGACCTGCCCAAAGGTTATCAGATTTCACAATATGATTTGCCGCTATGCAAAGACGGGTATTTAGAAACAGGGGATCGCAAGATTAGAATTGAACGTATACATATTGAGGAAGACACAGGACGCTTACAGCATTCGTTGGATGGCAAGCACACCTTAGTTGATTTTAACCGTGCCGGAGTGCCACTAATGGAACTAGTAACCCACCACGATATTAAATCCGGCGAAGAAATAGAAAAATTCGCCAAAGAGTTGCGTTTGGTTTTGCGATATCTGGACGCATCGGATGCTGATATGGAAAAGGGACAAATGCGTGTTGAGGTTAATGTATCGGTTAAACCCGTAAATTCAGAAAAACTAGGTACCAAAGTAGAATTAAAGAATATCAACTCAATCAAAGCAGCAGCGGCGGCCACGAACTATGAGATAACAAGGCAATCAGAAATACTTGAATCCGGCGGTAATGTGGTCCAGGAAACCCGCGGCTGGGACGAAAATAGCGGCAAAACATTTAGCCAGCGGCTCAAAGAAGGTTCTGCCGACTATCGTTATTTTCCTGAACCTGATTTACCACCGTTAAGATTCGGCGAAAATGAAATTGAAGAAATACGTCTTGGCTTGCCGGAACTTCCAACCCAAAGACGCATAAGATTCAAAGGATATGGCCTGACCGATGCCCAAATTGAAGTTTTTACAATTGCCAAGCACCTTGGAGATTATTACGAGAAAGTGGCAAGCGAATTAGATATCGCGGCAAAAGATAAACATATGGCCAAGGGCTTAAAAGATGATTTTCCAATCGGAGAGAGCCACCTACCAGCTAAACTTCACGCACTCTCCGCCAACTATATTATTACCGAATTTCCGCCAATTTTCGAAATGCGGGGCTTGGAAATAGATGAAATTGAAGGCATAAAAATTGAGCCGGAAGCATTTGCCGAATTGATGGTTTTGGTTTTTCACGAAAAATTATCGTCAACCGGAGCCAAGACAGTGCTCAAAAAAATGGCTGAAACCGGTTTGCACCCGGAACAAATAGTGAGGGAGTCGGGTCTGGAACAAATATCTGATTCCGGTGAATTGGAAGTGGCGGTGGATGAAGTTATTGCAAAAAATGCTAAAGCATTAGAAGATTACAAAAAGGGCAAGGTCGAATCCCTAAAATATTTAGTTGGTCAGGTAATGGCGGTAACCCACGGTAAAGCCAATCCGCAAGTTGTCGGTCAAATACTTGAACAAAAATTAAAAACTCATTAATCTCTTCTACTTCCGGCTCCGCGCGTGTGTTTTGCTCGTCATGGAAGGTTACAATCTGTGGCGGGGACCCATCCGTAAGGATGGGACGCCACAATAAGATTGGAATCCCTGTTGGCCCTTCGGGACAGGCGCAAAACGCACGCGCCTCCGCCGGTAAACCCGTTTCACTAGCGCTTAGTCTTAGCAATTTGCTAGCGATAAAAACCGCCGATTGGTATCGGCTTGTAGTTCATAAAAACACAACACCTAAAGAGATTGATTCGTTTAAAAAATGTTTAAAAAACTTTTTGCAAAATTAGTTGGTCTGGAGAACTAGCCAAAATCCAAAGCAGAAACCGGACAAGAAAAATTTAACCGTACCGAAGCAGAAGAAAGAAGATTGGCCGAGGAACGCCGACAGGCAAATCTAAGAAGAATGGATGAAGAACAAAGAAAAAAAGGCGAAGACCTAACGGAAGAATTAGAAAAACAACAAGAGGGTGGTTCAAACTAAGACAAAATAAATTTAGAGATGGCTCTCAAAACTTTTTTCTTTGCCATTTTTTGATTAGCACCGTTAGAAGTCTCACTCGCGCCTTTGGCGCGAGTCTGAAGGACCTCAGCGAGGCTACTTCTAACGGGCTTAAAATCAAACCACAAAATAGCAGGGTCTTTTCGGAACCACGTCATTTGGCGCCTCGCATAATGCCAGGTGTTTTTGTTAATTAAATCTTCGGCTTCTTTTAGATTAATTTTACCTCTCAAGAAATCTATTATTTCCCTATAACCAATGGCCTCAAAAGCTTTGGGCTTGTAGCCGTATTTTTTAACAAGTTTTTTAACTTCTTCAACCAGGCCGTTTTTTATCATCTGCGCCGTTCGTTTTTGTATTTTCTCTTTTAATGTTTCTGGTAGTATCTTAAGCCCGATCTGCAAAAAATCAAAAAGAGGCGGCCCGCTTTTTCTTTGAGATGAAAACGGCTGACCAGTCAGAATGGCAACCTCCATGGCACGTATAACACGGCGCGGGTTGTTAGGGTCAACAATATAGGCTGACTCCGGGTCCAGTTCAACTAATTTTTTAAAAACATACTTTAATCCTTTGGTTTTTATTTCTTTTTCCAGTTTAGCGCGAAGTTTTTTGTTTTCTTCTACTTCCGGAAAATCTAAATTGTTCACCATGGCCGAAACATACAAACCGGTACCCCCAACTATAATGGGCAGTTTTCCGATCTTTAATATTTTTCTTATCGCCACCAGCGCGTCTTTCTTATACTGACCAACTGAATAATCCTGCCTTGGATTTTTTATATTTATTAAATGGTGTTTTATTTTTTTTAACTCTTCCTTGGTTGGTTTGGCTGTTCCTATATCCATGCCACGATAAATCTGCCGCGAATCGGCAGAGACAATTTCACCATTAAATTTTTTAGCTATTTTCAAAGACAAAGCCGTTTTGCCGGAAGCGGTTGTCCCCACGATAACTATAACCTTGGGCAATTTGTTTTTCATGGTCATTTGGAGTTAGTATATGGCAAAGTAGTATTTTTACAACAAGGAGAAAACTTGAAAAAATGGCTGAAGTTTTTGCCCTTTTTGGGCATCCCAATAGTGCGGATCATTGAAGTTGATATGGTGGTAATTCCCGCTCTTCGTCACTACTTTTCTTTTTGGACAACCGTAGCCCTTGCTTCTACTGTGGCAACTCTCGAGCTTATCTACATATATTTCATAGTGGGCAGATTCGAGGTACTAGCTCAAGAAGCAGCCAAGAAGATAGCACGGAAAGTCAACAAAGATGATCCGGAATTTGCTCACCAAGTTATCACCGACTCTAAAAGCCTTTTATCAAAAGCCAAATGCTTAGCAGAAAAACTTTATGACTACACGATAAATAAGTACGGCCGATTAGTCGAGTTGGCAAAAAATACTATATTCCCACTCCTAAAACGCGGCGGATACATTGCTATTTTTTTTATTGGAATAATACCTGAACCTGGATTTCGCGTCGGCGGAGCAATTTTTTGCCAGATCATTAACTCACGAAAAAGTCTTATTGCCTTGCTTATGGGCAACATCGTCAAGACCATAGGCATGGTAAAATTTTGGGAACTTCTCAGATTTATGCCATTTTGGTTAAGGCTTTTAATTATCTTGGGGTCTTTACTCATATTTGCACTTTTGGCAAAATTTTTCATTAAGAAAAAACCTCCCGAATAGGAGGCTTTTTTTATGCTTTTTCTTTTATTTCCTTTTTGAGTTTCTCAACAAACTCATTCAACTTTATCTGACCAATATCACCTTTGCCGCGCTCACGTATGGCGACAGAATCTGCTTGAACTTCCTTTTCACCAATTACCGCAATATAAGGTATCTTCTGCAATTCCGCCTCGCGGATTTTTTTACCAATGGTTTCATTTTGGTTATACCACTCCACCCGGATACCTTCGGCTTTTAATTTTTCCACGATTTCTCCCGCATATCCCAACTGTTCATCATTTATATTCGCCACCGCCACCTGGACAGGGGATAGCCAGAGCGGAAGCTTGCCTTCAGCATGCTCCAGGAGGACACCGATAAATCTTTCGAACGAACCGAATATCGCCCTATGTATCACCCAGGGCAATTTACGCTCGCCTTTTTCATCAGTGTAATGTGTCTCAAACTGTTTTGGCAGCATTACCAAGTCTAACTGCGCTGTTCCCATCTGCCAGTCACGTCCTTGAGAATCATTGAGATGTACCTCAATCTTTGGCCCGTAAAAAGCACCCTCGCCTTCAGCAAAAGCAAAATCAACATTGGAAGCCGAAAGCGCATCCTTTAGAGCGTTTTCTGCCTTGTTCCATTCCTCTTTGTCTCCCAATGCTTTTTCCGGTCGAGTGGCCAAAGTGAAGCTGGTTTTAAAATCAAACATGCCGTAAAAATCAATTATGGTTTTAAGAATTTTACTAACTTCGGCTTCAACCTGTTCCGGCGTGAGATAAATATGGGCATCATCCATTGTAATCTGCCTGACACGGAAAAGCCCGCCCAAAGTTCCTGATAGTTCATTTCGGTGCAGTCTGCCTATTTCAGCCAGTCTCAATGGTAATTCGCGGTAACTTCTGACTTTGGAGTTAAAAACATACGTTGATTCGGGACAATTCATCGGCTTTATAACTACGTGTTCAGCCTCATCGCGTGGGTTGTCAAAATAAAACATGTTTTCTCGGAAATGTTCCCAGTGGCCTGATTTTTCAAAAACCTCGCGCTTTACAATTATGGGCGTGGATATTTCCTGATAGCCGTCGCGGTCGTTTATCTCGCGCGCCACTCGCTCAAGCTCGCGGAAAATAATCATGCCCTTGGGATGCCAAAACGGCGCCCCAGGCGCGATTTCATGGAAACTAAAAAGATCCAGTTGTTGGCCTATGTCTCGGTGGTCGGTCAATTTAATTTCGTCAGACATAGTAAAAATTTTATCACCGTTTTTCAAAAATTACAAACTTAATTAGCTAAAAATTATCGCTCGCCATTATACCTCCTATCACCATTTGCAACCCCAGCGAGGTTGCTGCATTCCGTCAAAAGAGTGGATTTTGCTCGCAGTGCTTTACTATTATACTGCTCGCAAACCGTGCAATCCACTCTTTTGACGGTGCTATGAGGCATACTGGCCTCGCTCTAATTTTTAACAGAAATTCATTATCGGAGTGATAAAAACGCCGATTGGTATCGGCTTGGGGTTTGTAATTTTTGAAAATCAACCCTATTGACTTTTACCACAAAAGTATGCTAGTCTTGTTTTAGAGGGGGTGAGGTATGGCAAAATCAAAATGTTGTTCTTTGGCAAATGAGAAAAGTCCACTTCCCGAGGCTGGTTCTGGTGTCGACAAGGTTCGAGTCGGTGGTTCATCGGAACAACTTCAACACACACTGGATGCCCACGACCTTAGTACGGGTGTAGCAGACTGTGGTTGCGTTGTTATGGACTACCAATTCTACCCCTGCCAGAAGCATGGTGGACCGGAGTAATTCCGAGTACCTTAACTGGACTCGCGAGAACAAGAATCCGATTTGTTCCGACACTCGCCTTGCAGTGGCAACACTGCAAGGCATTTTTTTATTTTACAAAATATGCTACTATGCCGAAAGTTGTTTAATAAGGAGCCATCACGATGACAGTAGCAAAATTGAACTTGACAAAAATTGAAGCCATTCTAAAGAAAAAACAGTCAGAAATTCAATTACTTGAACAAAATGTGGCAAAACTATCTAAGCAAACGTCAGAACTTAAACAACAATTGGCTGGCTTGGAATCAAAAAAATATTCATTAGAGTTAGACGCCCAATCACTGATACAAGCGGCGATAGTAAGCCGAGGAGCGGAACAGGATGTTCTAAAATCCAGAAACGAATTGATTAACCTACTGAAAGAAGTTGTAAGAGAAGATATAACAATCGCCAGGCAAAAAGAATTAAGAGTTATTATTGATGCCAAAAAATTCGCATTGCAACAAAAATGCGACCATAGATTCGTAATGGAAGAATCCGGCTACATCGGATCCTATAGTAATGATTACGAAGATGCTTTTCATGGTCACCGACTTTGTGTGGTCTGTAATTTTAGGGAAAGTGAAACCAGAATTTGCCAAAAGGATTATAAGAAATTGAATGCTGATATTCATCGTTTGATTACACCCTCCCACAGCAGATTATCCAAAATAACAAAAGAAATCTGGCAACCGCTTGAACCTATATTAGAAGAATTCCTCAATACTAGGGTATTTAAAATCCTAGAAGCATAGAGAATAAATTAGCAACACGCCAATAAAACCGCCTAAAGCGGTTTTTTAAAATATTAAAACTGCAAATTATAAAATAAGTGCTAATTCAGCATCGCTATTGGACGCACTGTATCGCAAAGAATTTTGGGTATGCCGTCGCGGTCGTTGAGTTTGCCGCTAATAACCACGACTTTGTTTTCAGCAAACGCTTCGGGATTGGCTTCAAGAACGTTGGGAAATACTACCGTCTCAATTTTGCCGGTCATATCTTCAATCCAAGAGAAAATCATCGGCTTGCCTTGCTTGGTAACAATCTTTTGGATTTTAGTAACCATTCCACCAATTTTAATTTGCCCGCCATTACGACCACTTGATATATTTTTAATCTGCGTAAGTCCCTTTTCAAAATCAAGCTGTTGCTGATAATCCTTAAGCGGATGATCGGAAATGAAAAGGCCAAGCAGTTCTTTTTCCCACATAAGTTTCTCGGCACGGCTTGCGGGTTCAACTGACGCCAAACGAAGCGACGGCAAGGTAACTTCGGTATCTGGCCCGTCAAACAAACTAATTTGTCCGGAAAATTGAGCCTTGGTGCTTTCACGCGAATAATACAAAAGCTGTTCTATATTAGCAAACAAGGTAGCTCGCTCGCCAAATTCATCCGTAGCTCCACACTTTATCAAACTCTCCAGTGACTTTTTGTTCAAATCCTTATTACGCACTCTGGTTACAAAATTTTCTATATTGAGAAAGATGCCGTTGGCGTTCCTCTCAGCTATTACTGCGTCCGCGACCCCTTCGCCGAAATTTTTGATTGTCAAAAGTCCAAAACGTATCTGATCTTTATTGGAACCGCTTTGGTCTTTGATGAGAGTAAAATCTTTGAGGGAACTGTTAATATCTGGGGGCAAAACAGGAATTTCCATTCGCTGGCATTCTGTTATTACTGCGGCAATCTTCTCCATATCGCCGGATTCGGCAGTCAATACGGCACACATGTATTCGGCGGGGAAGTGGGCTTTCATATACGCCGTCTGATAAGCAACCCGACCATAGCAGGCAGCATGTGCCTTGTTAAAACCATAACCTTGAAACGGTTCAAACAGGTTCCATATCTGTTCCGCCTGCTGTTTGGCAATACCACTATGGGTTTGGCAGCCCTCAACGAAAATCTGATGCTGTTTGGCCATTTCGGCCGGTATTTTTTTACCTACCGCTTTGCGGAATTTATCTACCGACTCCCAGTTATAACCGGCCAGTTCCATGGCCGTAAATAAAAGGTCGTCCTGATAAACTAAAATTCCGTAAGATTTGTCCAAAAACTTTTGGGCCTTAGGATGGAAATATTTAATCGGGCTGCGACCGTGCTTGCGGGCAATATACTCCGGAATGTTGTTAATGGGGCCGGGACGATACAAAGCAACCATGGCGTTAATATCATAAATCGTGGTTGGTTTGAGGTCCATAAGATGCTTGGTCATTCCAGAACCGTTTAACTGAAAAAGGCCTTCCGTTTCTCCTTTGGCCAACATAGAGAATGTTTTTTTGTCGTCAAAAGGAATTTTTTCAATATCAATATTGATTGCTCTGTGTTTTTCAACCAGACGGACGGCATTTTCCAAAATCGCCAAATTGCGAATGCCCAAGAAATCAAGCTTGGTAAGACCGACGCCATCCTCCCCAACAGTATACATGTCATACTGTGTAATAAGATTATCCTTGCCCTTGGGATCAAACTGAATGGGTACATATTCGGTCAACGGCCGTGGAGCAATAACCACGCCTGCGGCATGAACCGAAACATGCCGAACTGTTCCTTCAAGTTTTTCGGCAATATCTAGAATTTCAGCAACTTCCGCGTTTTGATTATAAAGATTCTTAAGCTCAGGCTCTAGCTTCATGGCGTTGTCTATGGTCATTGGAAAGCCCTGCGAACCCACGGGTATTAATTTTGCTATTCGATCGCCGAATTCATACGGCTTACCCAATGCTCGCGCAACATCACGAACAGCTCCGCGAGCCATCATAGTGCCAAATGTTCCTATCTGGGCCACTTTGTCTGAACCGTATTTTTTCTTGGCATATTCTATAACTTCCTGCCTGCGATTATCAGCAAAATCCATGTCTATATCTGGCGCGGACGGACGATATGGGTTTAGGAATCTCTCAAAAGGAAGCTGGAATTCAATTGGATTGACGTTGGTAATTCCTGAAAGATAAGCCACCAGCGAGCCGGCGACTGAACCGCGCACGGTTGTGTAGATTTTGGATTCTCGAGCAAAACGAATTAAATCGGCCACCACCAAAAAATATGTAGCATAGTTTTTATTTTTGATTATATCCAACTCAAAACAACGGCGTTTTTCAATCTCGGGGCTATTTTGAAGACCATGTTCCTGAATTCCACCAACTGTTAGTTCGTCCAGCATCTGGTCGGCGGTTTTGCCCGGTTCAAGTTCAAAATTGGGAAAAATAAATTTGCCCAAAGTCAGTTCCACGTTGCACCTGTCGGCAATTTTTTGTGTATTTTCCAAAGCTTCGGGAATCTCGGCAAATTTTTCCGCCATCTTGTCCGGAGGTAAAAGCGAGAAATCGTCATTTCGCATGGTCAAACGATCTTTGTCACCAACTTCGTTGCCCGTTTGCACCGCAAGTAAAACATCTTGAGCACGGGCATCTTCACTGCGAAGATAGTGTGAATCCTGGGTAGCAACCAACGGAATACCAGTTTCCCGCGCCAGTTCAATGAGTTTCTTGCTGACCAAGCCCTGCTCTTCAAGATTAGGATGCTGTTGAACTTCAATAAAAAAATTGCCGCGGCCAAAAATTTCCTCATACTCCTGGGCTGTCTTTTTTGCTTTGTCATACTGGTTTGAAAGAAGCGCGCGTGAAACCTCGCCGCCAAGGCAAGCCGAGAGAGCAATAAGTCCTTCGCTATATCGCCGCAAAAGATTTTTGTCCACGCGAGGCTTATAATAAAAACCCTCCAGATGAGCTGCCGTAACAAGTTTAATCAGATTTTGGTAGCCGGCATTATTCTCGGCAAGAAGCACCAGGTGAAAATAATTGCCGTTGCTTTTACCGGAACCGCCTGACGGCCGTTTGTCATACATATTTTCTGTCACGTACATTTCACAGCCGATAATCGGCTTGATGCCGGCCTTCTTTGCTTTCTGATAAAATTCTATGACTCCATACATTGAGCCGTGGTCAGTGATGGCCACAGAATCCATACC is drawn from Candidatus Yanofskybacteria bacterium and contains these coding sequences:
- the miaA gene encoding tRNA (adenosine(37)-N6)-dimethylallyltransferase MiaA codes for the protein MKNKLPKVIVIVGTTASGKTALSLKIAKKFNGEIVSADSRQIYRGMDIGTAKPTKEELKKIKHHLINIKNPRQDYSVGQYKKDALVAIRKILKIGKLPIIVGGTGLYVSAMVNNLDFPEVEENKKLRAKLEKEIKTKGLKYVFKKLVELDPESAYIVDPNNPRRVIRAMEVAILTGQPFSSQRKSGPPLFDFLQIGLKILPETLKEKIQKRTAQMIKNGLVEEVKKLVKKYGYKPKAFEAIGYREIIDFLRGKINLKEAEDLINKNTWHYARRQMTWFRKDPAILWFDFKPVRSSLAEVLQTRAKGASETSNGANQKMAKKKVLRAISKFILS
- the thrS gene encoding threonine--tRNA ligase encodes the protein MSDEIKLTDHRDIGQQLDLFSFHEIAPGAPFWHPKGMIIFRELERVAREINDRDGYQEISTPIIVKREVFEKSGHWEHFRENMFYFDNPRDEAEHVVIKPMNCPESTYVFNSKVRSYRELPLRLAEIGRLHRNELSGTLGGLFRVRQITMDDAHIYLTPEQVEAEVSKILKTIIDFYGMFDFKTSFTLATRPEKALGDKEEWNKAENALKDALSASNVDFAFAEGEGAFYGPKIEVHLNDSQGRDWQMGTAQLDLVMLPKQFETHYTDEKGERKLPWVIHRAIFGSFERFIGVLLEHAEGKLPLWLSPVQVAVANINDEQLGYAGEIVEKLKAEGIRVEWYNQNETIGKKIREAELQKIPYIAVIGEKEVQADSVAIRERGKGDIGQIKLNEFVEKLKKEIKEKA
- the tmk gene encoding dTMP kinase yields the protein MIPNPYPGIFIVFEGIDGCGKTAQLNKVFGWTQTLGILKHHDKVKAKEPGKERDFGKKIYEDLANKKPTALHKANPHGFQTWYASDSKENLRQHIIPALKNGSIVLCDRFRPSMVYGAQVLGEISELMTMNQQIIGEDFLWPDLILIFDLAVNIAIKRLKEKNRDLDEHEKSDVLSRVSMNYRHFAKYPNCQIVNAEQTEEQVFEKVKKLILPVIESGREDES
- the gatB gene encoding Asp-tRNA(Asn)/Glu-tRNA(Gln) amidotransferase subunit GatB, which translates into the protein MPYEPTIGLEIHVELKTKTKMFCDSLNDPDEKHPNLNICPVCMGHPGTLPVANREAIQKLIKVGLALNCQVSEFSKFDRKNYFYPDLPKGYQISQYDLPLCKDGYLETGDRKIRIERIHIEEDTGRLQHSLDGKHTLVDFNRAGVPLMELVTHHDIKSGEEIEKFAKELRLVLRYLDASDADMEKGQMRVEVNVSVKPVNSEKLGTKVELKNINSIKAAAAATNYEITRQSEILESGGNVVQETRGWDENSGKTFSQRLKEGSADYRYFPEPDLPPLRFGENEIEEIRLGLPELPTQRRIRFKGYGLTDAQIEVFTIAKHLGDYYEKVASELDIAAKDKHMAKGLKDDFPIGESHLPAKLHALSANYIITEFPPIFEMRGLEIDEIEGIKIEPEAFAELMVLVFHEKLSSTGAKTVLKKMAETGLHPEQIVRESGLEQISDSGELEVAVDEVIAKNAKALEDYKKGKVESLKYLVGQVMAVTHGKANPQVVGQILEQKLKTH
- a CDS encoding FAD-dependent thymidylate synthase produces the protein MSLEQLKQGFTPKRTFSCNHTKIEVDGVFVRISDEEEHDWLIDREKGTITLPTEDILQDPSVVRSARVSTGRDTKAVDEKATGMINSLWQNKHATPFEGGVHFRLKITTPIMYAQPFFRIFASHNEFSGRYSKIDGQYYTPNTLGEEELKEFQQAEAEAQELYRKFSNLPPDGFGIANEMARLVHLYRFYTKFYMTISLRHVMEFLTWENFQGNRYVETEFDEIKSLLHQILETWTPWSSESLKKTPNNINFYWTKELADRFRNPWQLPFLEIDKFLDKGEIRLLETYGKENLMFACLDDFPNPLRGFGHGGMTFLMRIPIHVFRQWVRHRFGTTTELGFHFDDVVENNLFYIPTRFRKQVGKPMQYQFEECNDEENEKIRQEFINHTKRACARYVRMRENSVPDSLAGMILPYCFYVPVVITYPVEALINFLSLRLDIHAQAEIREPAKIILEMFRKYFPEVAFQSHNIYLPK
- a CDS encoding DNA polymerase III subunit alpha, encoding MENSATKFCHLHTHTHYSLLDGLTQINELVARVKELGMDSVAITDHGSMYGVIEFYQKAKKAGIKPIIGCEMYVTENMYDKRPSGGSGKSNGNYFHLVLLAENNAGYQNLIKLVTAAHLEGFYYKPRVDKNLLRRYSEGLIALSACLGGEVSRALLSNQYDKAKKTAQEYEEIFGRGNFFIEVQQHPNLEEQGLVSKKLIELARETGIPLVATQDSHYLRSEDARAQDVLLAVQTGNEVGDKDRLTMRNDDFSLLPPDKMAEKFAEIPEALENTQKIADRCNVELTLGKFIFPNFELEPGKTADQMLDELTVGGIQEHGLQNSPEIEKRRCFELDIIKNKNYATYFLVVADLIRFARESKIYTTVRGSVAGSLVAYLSGITNVNPIEFQLPFERFLNPYRPSAPDIDMDFADNRRQEVIEYAKKKYGSDKVAQIGTFGTMMARGAVRDVARALGKPYEFGDRIAKLIPVGSQGFPMTIDNAMKLEPELKNLYNQNAEVAEILDIAEKLEGTVRHVSVHAAGVVIAPRPLTEYVPIQFDPKGKDNLITQYDMYTVGEDGVGLTKLDFLGIRNLAILENAVRLVEKHRAINIDIEKIPFDDKKTFSMLAKGETEGLFQLNGSGMTKHLMDLKPTTIYDINAMVALYRPGPINNIPEYIARKHGRSPIKYFHPKAQKFLDKSYGILVYQDDLLFTAMELAGYNWESVDKFRKAVGKKIPAEMAKQHQIFVEGCQTHSGIAKQQAEQIWNLFEPFQGYGFNKAHAACYGRVAYQTAYMKAHFPAEYMCAVLTAESGDMEKIAAVITECQRMEIPVLPPDINSSLKDFTLIKDQSGSNKDQIRFGLLTIKNFGEGVADAVIAERNANGIFLNIENFVTRVRNKDLNKKSLESLIKCGATDEFGERATLFANIEQLLYYSRESTKAQFSGQISLFDGPDTEVTLPSLRLASVEPASRAEKLMWEKELLGLFISDHPLKDYQQQLDFEKGLTQIKNISSGRNGGQIKIGGMVTKIQKIVTKQGKPMIFSWIEDMTGKIETVVFPNVLEANPEAFAENKVVVISGKLNDRDGIPKILCDTVRPIAMLN